From one Halosimplex rubrum genomic stretch:
- a CDS encoding ABC transporter substrate-binding protein, translating to MVVNHEGNEADGESTDGVSRRRYAQVIAGLGAAGLAGCPSEGGSTATPLGSSDDTVEPIEPENTASDGSENTAAPTATDREPVVDTIAFAHANSPDVFDWNPWTPQDNTAGDLWMSDLHGLRNVHTTNLSYSGTTIPTPHKPDHEEIEVMTWIASTDVEPPYDWYDHHDDRSAYWNGDAHDAVAREKHNHVEFFQAGNKFTEGATFNQQAEDQWTLHQWTDKGSVPAQEPDPTASNILETYAGPVDGDPPLHPSFTEPYLEQYRDAGSRDRATAVTDEVKSDRVSLDRIALAGGTDEYLAGTGPYRLESMDDVGSERMILRLDPEHPNAGHTNVENLAIYWAEGDRAQTLKTEGVLDVNVGDVSPGASLNREVLPDYMQEFTRWLRATGGDMWKFNWNNPHLQNLWVRRALVEAVDWNAVSANGWGQGGAQPLAHDTFLLDAQSEAVFSEEFLDGLHAYSRGSNTEAATEYMNRAGYTRQGGQWVDPTGNAAEIDLFATSTIPEHVQAAQTIRANLANWGFGVNLSTQGWSTWSNNLDPNGGLNYETSLYWHGDPYVFQYYHDVGAWWDETLVAGSPTSSDPIEAKPEDTVDTQGKPIVQQVPDEPGAFEAPDEAGKAPDLDDATEVNLVETVNAIRQPGNSEAERQQLYRTCAKYYNFYVPHFPFHQYMQGSFGNVRDFDWPGSSARAFDYEHSFGIENVLVLGGIAQASYDTEFEPPEEG from the coding sequence ATGGTAGTTAATCACGAGGGTAACGAGGCGGACGGCGAGTCGACGGACGGGGTCTCGCGTCGTCGGTACGCGCAGGTGATCGCGGGGCTGGGCGCGGCGGGGCTGGCCGGCTGTCCGAGCGAGGGCGGGTCGACGGCGACACCGCTCGGGTCGAGCGACGACACGGTGGAACCGATCGAGCCCGAGAACACGGCGTCCGACGGGTCGGAGAACACGGCGGCACCGACGGCGACCGACCGCGAGCCGGTCGTCGACACGATCGCCTTCGCCCACGCGAACTCGCCGGACGTGTTCGACTGGAACCCGTGGACGCCCCAGGACAACACCGCCGGCGACCTGTGGATGTCGGACCTCCACGGGCTCCGAAACGTCCACACGACGAACCTGTCCTACAGCGGGACGACGATCCCCACGCCGCACAAGCCCGACCACGAGGAGATCGAGGTCATGACGTGGATCGCGAGTACCGATGTCGAGCCCCCCTACGACTGGTACGACCACCACGACGACCGCTCGGCCTATTGGAACGGTGACGCCCACGACGCGGTCGCCCGCGAGAAACACAACCACGTCGAGTTCTTCCAGGCCGGGAACAAGTTCACCGAGGGCGCGACGTTCAACCAGCAGGCGGAGGACCAGTGGACGCTCCACCAGTGGACCGACAAGGGGTCGGTCCCGGCCCAGGAGCCGGACCCGACGGCGAGCAACATTCTGGAGACGTACGCGGGGCCGGTCGACGGCGACCCGCCGCTGCACCCGTCGTTCACGGAGCCGTACCTGGAGCAGTACCGCGACGCGGGGTCGCGCGACCGGGCGACGGCGGTGACCGACGAGGTCAAGAGCGACCGCGTCTCGCTCGACCGCATCGCGCTGGCGGGCGGGACCGACGAGTATCTCGCAGGCACGGGGCCCTACCGGCTGGAGTCGATGGACGACGTGGGCTCCGAGCGGATGATCCTCCGGCTCGACCCGGAGCACCCCAACGCCGGGCACACCAACGTCGAGAACCTCGCGATCTACTGGGCGGAGGGCGACCGCGCCCAGACGCTGAAGACCGAGGGCGTACTGGACGTGAACGTCGGGGACGTCTCGCCCGGCGCGTCGCTGAACCGCGAGGTGCTGCCCGACTACATGCAGGAGTTCACGCGGTGGCTGCGCGCCACGGGCGGGGACATGTGGAAGTTCAACTGGAACAACCCGCACCTCCAGAACCTGTGGGTCCGCCGGGCCTTAGTCGAGGCCGTCGACTGGAACGCCGTCTCCGCCAACGGCTGGGGTCAGGGCGGCGCCCAGCCGCTCGCCCACGACACGTTCCTGCTGGACGCCCAGTCGGAGGCGGTCTTCTCCGAGGAGTTCCTCGACGGCCTGCACGCCTACTCGCGGGGGTCGAACACGGAGGCGGCCACCGAGTACATGAACCGCGCGGGGTACACGAGGCAGGGCGGCCAGTGGGTCGACCCGACGGGTAACGCCGCCGAGATCGACCTGTTCGCCACGTCGACGATCCCCGAACACGTCCAGGCGGCCCAGACGATCCGGGCGAACCTGGCCAACTGGGGCTTCGGCGTGAACCTCTCGACGCAGGGGTGGTCGACGTGGTCGAACAACTTAGACCCCAACGGCGGGCTGAACTACGAGACCTCGCTGTACTGGCACGGCGACCCGTACGTCTTCCAGTACTACCACGACGTGGGCGCCTGGTGGGACGAGACGCTCGTCGCCGGCAGTCCCACCTCGTCGGACCCGATCGAGGCCAAGCCCGAGGACACCGTCGACACCCAGGGCAAACCGATCGTCCAGCAGGTGCCCGACGAACCCGGTGCCTTCGAGGCGCCCGACGAGGCCGGCAAGGCCCCCGATCTGGACGACGCCACCGAGGTCAACCTCGTCGAGACCGTCAACGCGATCCGCCAGCCGGGCAACAGCGAGGCCGAGCGCCAGCAGCTCTACCGCACCTGCGCGAAGTACTACAACTTCTACGTCCCGCACTTCCCGTTCCACCAGTACATGCAGGGGTCGTTCGGCAACGTCCGCGACTTCGACTGGCCCGGTTCTTCGGCGCGGGCGTTCGACTACGAGCACTCGTTCGGTATCGAGAACGTGCTCGTGCTCGGCGGGATCGCACAGGCCAGCTACGACACCGAGTTCGAACCGCCGGAGGAGGGATGA
- a CDS encoding TrmB family transcriptional regulator, whose translation MDSDDAALREQLRVFGLSDNEINTYFALLELGEATTSAVADEAGVTQRSVYNIVERLEARGLVRVNDHASPTTIRALPPREAMADISERIDAMTPELEERFTETRPRTSEIEMAKSRRKALKNLREDIESAESEVLVSVPADVVPEIGEALRAARERGALVLLLVGEVADVGGAADRYADLATAVRCWGGEMAFAYAADDERAMIGSPEVFDGAYFEEGVVWVSEWGLTGAVIATFLGAYWPFPREVHVADPVELPATFEWFRRATFAAARHREAGAELRAAIETESGERIEGRVREVRQALVDPVTNEFTLENSLVVDTGERSVSVGAPGGYLEDYRGTSVRLRPVED comes from the coding sequence ATGGACTCCGACGACGCGGCGCTGCGCGAACAGTTGCGGGTGTTCGGGCTCTCGGACAACGAGATCAACACGTACTTCGCGCTGCTGGAACTGGGCGAGGCGACGACCAGCGCCGTCGCCGACGAGGCGGGCGTCACCCAGCGGTCGGTGTACAACATCGTCGAGCGCCTCGAAGCGCGGGGGCTCGTGCGGGTCAACGACCACGCCTCGCCGACGACGATCCGCGCGCTCCCGCCGCGGGAGGCGATGGCCGACATCTCCGAGCGCATCGACGCGATGACGCCCGAACTCGAGGAGCGCTTCACCGAGACCCGGCCCCGCACCTCGGAGATCGAGATGGCGAAATCCCGGCGGAAGGCGCTCAAGAACCTGCGCGAGGACATCGAGAGCGCCGAGTCGGAGGTGCTGGTCTCGGTGCCGGCGGACGTGGTCCCCGAGATCGGCGAGGCGTTGCGCGCGGCCCGCGAGCGCGGGGCGCTCGTCCTCCTGTTGGTCGGCGAGGTCGCGGACGTCGGCGGGGCGGCCGACCGCTACGCGGACCTGGCGACGGCCGTCCGCTGCTGGGGCGGCGAGATGGCGTTCGCCTACGCCGCCGACGACGAGCGGGCGATGATCGGCAGCCCCGAGGTGTTCGACGGCGCCTACTTCGAGGAGGGGGTCGTCTGGGTGTCCGAGTGGGGACTGACCGGCGCCGTCATCGCCACGTTCCTCGGCGCCTACTGGCCGTTCCCGCGGGAGGTCCACGTGGCCGACCCGGTCGAGCTGCCGGCGACGTTCGAGTGGTTCCGCCGCGCGACGTTCGCCGCCGCTCGCCACCGCGAGGCGGGCGCGGAGTTGCGCGCAGCAATCGAGACGGAGTCCGGCGAGCGGATCGAGGGCCGCGTCCGCGAGGTGCGCCAGGCGCTGGTCGACCCGGTCACCAACGAGTTCACCCTGGAGAACAGCCTCGTCGTCGACACCGGCGAGCGGAGCGTCAGCGTCGGCGCGCCGGGCGGCTACCTCGAAGACTACCGCGGCACGTCCGTCCGACTCCGGCCGGTCGAGGACTGA
- a CDS encoding winged helix-turn-helix transcriptional regulator, which produces MATDANSEAANPEACPVVDSLEQIGSQWRLVVLYDLQDGEQRFNELKRSTGASSRTLSRVLDDLQELDLVDRRLEEDAPVATFYSLTAKGESLCPVFDAIEGWADEWLGADADEKDAMAAVEAVAGE; this is translated from the coding sequence ATGGCGACCGACGCGAACTCCGAAGCGGCGAACCCCGAGGCCTGTCCAGTAGTCGACTCCCTCGAACAGATCGGATCGCAGTGGCGGCTGGTGGTGCTGTACGACCTCCAGGACGGCGAGCAGCGGTTCAACGAGCTCAAACGCTCGACCGGCGCGAGCTCGCGCACGCTCTCGCGCGTGCTCGACGACCTGCAGGAGCTGGACCTGGTCGACCGCCGGCTCGAGGAGGACGCCCCCGTCGCGACGTTCTACTCGCTGACCGCGAAGGGCGAATCGCTCTGTCCCGTCTTCGACGCCATCGAGGGGTGGGCCGACGAGTGGCTCGGCGCGGACGCCGACGAGAAAGACGCGATGGCGGCCGTCGAGGCCGTCGCCGGCGAGTGA
- a CDS encoding DoxX family protein, with the protein MVAESAAGEVIFLVARLLFGGVLAFMGINHFSGVEGLAGYAEMKGIPAPTFSVIASGVVLVLGGVGVALGAAPVLSAGALATFLLVSAVTMHDFWAVPDDQTQDEMTGFLKNVALAGGALGFLALGGQAWPYAVGVGLF; encoded by the coding sequence ATGGTCGCCGAGTCGGCGGCGGGCGAGGTGATATTCCTGGTCGCTCGCCTGCTGTTCGGCGGCGTCCTCGCGTTCATGGGGATCAACCACTTCTCGGGCGTCGAGGGGCTGGCCGGGTATGCCGAAATGAAGGGGATCCCCGCGCCGACGTTCTCGGTGATCGCCTCGGGCGTGGTGCTCGTCCTCGGCGGAGTCGGGGTCGCGCTCGGCGCCGCGCCGGTGCTTTCGGCCGGCGCGCTGGCGACGTTCCTGCTGGTCTCGGCGGTGACGATGCACGACTTCTGGGCGGTCCCCGACGACCAGACCCAGGACGAGATGACCGGCTTCCTGAAGAACGTCGCGCTGGCGGGCGGTGCGCTCGGGTTCCTCGCGCTCGGCGGGCAGGCGTGGCCCTACGCGGTCGGCGTCGGGCTCTTCTAA
- a CDS encoding NADH-quinone oxidoreductase subunit D, which produces MDQRQRQVGETGGTAPASLAPADAESPLDEALAVVPDGAVTDTEQHLNAPALVVRADRVQAVLSALRDRAGFDHCACVTGQAYGDRYESIYHLRSYDDPQRELSVVVPTPAADPEQESAAPVYPTADWHEREAYDLVGIEYDDHPDLRRILLPETWQGHPLDPDFGGEEPQIVPFREHENPLADDHRDGDTMYVNLGPHHPATHGVLRVGATLDGERVAEVTPDIGYIHRCEEQMCQQGTYRHQIMPYPDRWDWTGAGLCNEWAYARVAEDLADIDVPEYAQVIRTMSAELSRLLGHFLAVGTYALDVIGEFTASFMYAIKERERIQSVLEDLTGQRLMFNYFRLGGVAWDLPDPRDEFFAEIREFVDDLPERLAEYHDLLTSNEVFQLRTVDTGELSAETAKENGCTGPVARGSGVDYDLRRDDPYGYYPELDWDVVTAEGGDNYARVLVRLREIEQSARIVEQCVDLLEEWPEADRTVQANVPRTLRPDPDTEIYRAVESAKGELGIYIRADGTDEPARFKIRGPSFSNLSALEAAARGEFVADLIATIGSLDPIMGDVDR; this is translated from the coding sequence ATGGACCAACGGCAGCGACAGGTGGGCGAGACCGGGGGGACGGCCCCCGCGTCGCTCGCACCGGCCGACGCCGAGTCGCCCCTCGACGAAGCACTGGCGGTCGTCCCCGACGGCGCCGTCACCGACACCGAACAGCACCTGAACGCCCCGGCGCTCGTCGTCCGGGCCGACCGCGTGCAGGCGGTGCTGTCGGCGCTGCGCGACCGGGCGGGCTTCGACCACTGCGCCTGCGTCACCGGCCAGGCCTACGGCGACCGCTACGAGTCGATCTATCACCTCCGCAGTTACGACGACCCCCAGCGCGAACTCTCCGTCGTCGTCCCGACCCCCGCCGCCGATCCCGAACAGGAGAGCGCGGCGCCGGTGTACCCGACCGCCGACTGGCACGAGCGGGAGGCCTACGACCTCGTCGGCATCGAGTACGACGACCATCCCGACCTGCGGCGGATCCTCCTGCCCGAGACCTGGCAGGGCCACCCGCTCGACCCGGATTTCGGCGGCGAAGAGCCGCAGATCGTGCCCTTCCGCGAGCACGAGAACCCGCTGGCCGACGACCACCGCGACGGCGACACGATGTACGTCAACCTCGGGCCGCACCACCCGGCGACCCACGGCGTGCTCCGCGTCGGCGCCACGCTCGACGGCGAGCGCGTCGCCGAGGTGACTCCGGATATCGGCTACATCCACCGCTGCGAGGAGCAGATGTGCCAGCAGGGCACCTACCGCCACCAGATCATGCCCTACCCCGACCGGTGGGACTGGACCGGTGCCGGCCTCTGCAACGAGTGGGCCTACGCCCGCGTCGCCGAGGATCTGGCCGACATCGACGTGCCGGAGTACGCCCAGGTCATCCGGACGATGAGCGCCGAACTGTCGCGACTGCTCGGGCACTTCCTCGCGGTGGGCACCTACGCGCTGGACGTGATCGGCGAGTTCACCGCCTCGTTCATGTACGCGATCAAAGAGCGCGAGCGCATCCAGTCGGTCCTGGAGGACCTGACCGGCCAGCGGCTGATGTTCAACTACTTCCGACTGGGTGGGGTGGCCTGGGACCTGCCCGACCCCCGCGACGAGTTCTTCGCCGAGATCCGCGAGTTCGTCGACGACCTGCCCGAACGGCTCGCCGAGTACCACGATCTGTTGACCAGCAACGAGGTCTTCCAGCTTCGGACCGTCGACACCGGCGAGTTATCCGCCGAGACCGCGAAGGAAAACGGCTGTACCGGCCCGGTCGCCCGCGGCTCGGGCGTCGACTACGACCTCCGGCGCGACGACCCCTACGGCTACTACCCCGAACTGGACTGGGACGTGGTCACCGCCGAGGGCGGCGACAACTACGCGCGCGTGCTCGTGCGCCTGCGCGAGATAGAACAGTCCGCCCGGATCGTCGAGCAGTGCGTCGACCTGCTGGAGGAGTGGCCCGAGGCCGACCGCACCGTCCAGGCCAACGTTCCCCGGACGCTGCGGCCCGACCCCGACACGGAGATCTACCGGGCCGTCGAGTCCGCGAAAGGCGAACTCGGCATCTACATCCGCGCGGACGGCACGGACGAGCCCGCTCGCTTCAAGATCCGCGGCCCCTCTTTCTCGAACCTCTCCGCACTGGAGGCGGCCGCCCGCGGCGAGTTCGTCGCCGACCTCATCGCCACCATCGGCAGCCTCGACCCCATCATGGGCGACGTGGATCGGTGA
- a CDS encoding helix-turn-helix domain-containing protein: MRYLRVAVHQEPAVRHPMHQFVVEQEGYTVSRLLQYNTSLAEEPAFLFHVDGDPAPYEPVLDEVESVSTYEISRCPDDTFYLYVRETIPEHSQDFVGAFTQPGLVGLMPVEYRADGTVRLTAVGPAEMLQTAVDETPDGMDAEVLEIGEYDARRLDAGSDLTDRQFEAVLAAVDCGYYETPSEGSVADVGERLDCAPGTAAELLRRAERSVMKNVVSTGPF, translated from the coding sequence ATGCGGTACCTGCGCGTCGCGGTCCACCAGGAGCCGGCCGTGCGACACCCGATGCACCAGTTCGTCGTCGAGCAGGAGGGGTACACTGTCTCGCGGCTGCTCCAGTACAACACGTCGCTGGCGGAGGAACCGGCCTTCCTGTTCCACGTCGACGGTGACCCCGCCCCCTACGAGCCGGTCCTCGACGAGGTCGAGAGCGTGTCGACCTACGAGATATCCCGGTGTCCCGACGACACGTTCTACCTCTACGTCCGCGAGACGATCCCCGAACACAGTCAGGACTTCGTCGGGGCGTTCACCCAGCCTGGGCTGGTCGGGCTGATGCCGGTCGAGTACCGGGCCGACGGGACCGTCCGGCTGACCGCCGTCGGACCGGCCGAGATGCTCCAGACGGCCGTCGACGAGACGCCCGACGGGATGGACGCCGAAGTGCTGGAGATCGGGGAGTACGACGCCCGGCGGCTGGACGCCGGCAGCGACCTGACCGACCGGCAGTTCGAGGCCGTCCTCGCGGCCGTCGACTGCGGCTACTACGAGACGCCCAGCGAGGGCAGCGTCGCGGACGTGGGCGAGCGCCTCGACTGTGCCCCCGGCACCGCCGCCGAACTCTTGCGTCGGGCCGAGCGCTCGGTCATGAAAAACGTCGTCTCCACGGGACCGTTCTGA
- a CDS encoding lipoate--protein ligase family protein, whose translation MSLADREWRLIAEESRSGPLNMALDEVAAESAAEDGTRTLRVYRWAPSTLSLGYHQDPETIDWDYCDREGVTVTRRPTGGGAIYHDDFGDISYSVVAPAEELPGDLLESYELLCEPLLDAFERMGVDARFADEERPAVYEPACYLRALHPAHDVVAGDGRKISGNAQYRRKDAVVQHGSITFSRTTDRHLDCFADPDATAAEFDERVTSVREQTGMGRAETVAELEEALRSWVDAHEGTWSDEELSRARGRAREKFETDEWTREGDDPL comes from the coding sequence ATGAGCCTGGCCGACCGGGAGTGGCGGCTGATCGCCGAGGAGTCCCGTTCGGGGCCGCTGAACATGGCGCTGGACGAGGTCGCCGCTGAATCGGCCGCCGAAGACGGAACTCGCACGCTGCGCGTCTACCGCTGGGCGCCCAGCACGCTCTCGCTGGGCTACCACCAGGACCCCGAAACGATCGACTGGGACTACTGCGACCGGGAGGGGGTCACGGTCACCCGCCGGCCCACCGGCGGCGGCGCGATCTACCACGACGACTTCGGCGACATCTCCTACTCGGTCGTCGCCCCGGCCGAGGAACTCCCCGGCGATCTGCTGGAGTCCTACGAGTTGCTCTGCGAGCCGCTGCTGGACGCCTTCGAGCGGATGGGCGTCGACGCCCGCTTCGCCGACGAGGAGCGGCCGGCGGTGTACGAACCGGCGTGTTACCTGCGGGCGCTCCACCCCGCCCACGACGTGGTCGCCGGCGACGGCCGGAAGATCTCGGGCAACGCCCAGTACCGCCGGAAGGACGCGGTCGTCCAGCACGGGTCGATCACGTTCTCGCGGACGACTGACCGGCATCTGGATTGTTTCGCCGACCCCGACGCTACTGCCGCCGAGTTCGACGAACGGGTGACGAGCGTCCGCGAGCAGACCGGGATGGGTCGAGCCGAGACTGTCGCGGAGTTGGAAGAAGCGCTCCGCTCGTGGGTCGATGCCCACGAGGGAACGTGGTCGGACGAGGAGTTGTCGCGAGCGCGTGGGCGGGCCCGCGAGAAGTTCGAGACCGACGAGTGGACGCGCGAGGGCGACGACCCCCTGTGA
- a CDS encoding aminopeptidase — MDPRVEDHADVIVDHSVGIEADDEVLISASPEAEDLVVALQRRIGERGANSVTRIGSSRASRAFMRAMDPEDYDEPPAALRAMVEEIDVAISIRASSNTHERGDVPPEKNAAYGKIMKPIQDEIMSKRWVGTQYPATGNAQDAEMSTEAYADFVYDAVTKDWDEQREFQAQMVEILDGASEVRIVSGDTTDVTMSVEGMVPANDYAEKNLPGGEVFTAPVPDSVEGEVLFDMPLMAQGREVEDVRLVFEDGEVVEFEAAKNEEVLAAVLDTDPGARRLGELGIGMNRDIDRFTYNMLFDEKMGDTVHMALGRTIEENVPDDGDVEGNDSAMHMDMIVDMNDESFIEVDGEVVQRDGTFRFEDGFEE, encoded by the coding sequence ATGGACCCCAGAGTCGAGGACCACGCGGACGTCATCGTCGACCACTCGGTCGGGATCGAAGCCGACGACGAGGTGCTTATCTCGGCCTCGCCCGAGGCGGAGGACCTGGTCGTCGCCCTCCAGCGGCGCATCGGCGAGCGCGGCGCCAACAGCGTCACGCGCATCGGGAGCAGTCGCGCCAGCCGAGCGTTCATGCGGGCGATGGACCCCGAGGACTACGACGAGCCGCCGGCCGCGCTCCGGGCGATGGTCGAGGAGATCGACGTGGCGATCTCGATCCGCGCGTCGAGCAACACCCACGAGCGGGGCGACGTGCCGCCCGAGAAGAACGCCGCCTACGGGAAGATCATGAAGCCGATCCAAGACGAGATCATGAGCAAGCGCTGGGTGGGCACCCAGTACCCCGCCACGGGCAACGCCCAGGACGCCGAGATGTCCACCGAGGCGTACGCCGACTTCGTCTACGACGCCGTCACCAAAGACTGGGACGAACAGCGCGAGTTCCAGGCCCAGATGGTCGAGATCCTGGACGGGGCCAGCGAGGTCCGGATCGTCTCCGGGGACACCACCGACGTGACCATGTCCGTCGAGGGGATGGTGCCCGCCAACGACTACGCCGAGAAGAACCTCCCCGGCGGCGAGGTGTTCACCGCGCCCGTCCCCGACAGCGTCGAGGGGGAGGTGCTGTTCGACATGCCGCTGATGGCCCAGGGACGGGAGGTCGAGGACGTGCGCCTCGTCTTCGAGGACGGCGAAGTCGTCGAGTTCGAGGCGGCGAAAAACGAGGAGGTGCTCGCCGCCGTCCTCGACACCGACCCCGGTGCGAGACGACTGGGCGAGCTAGGTATCGGGATGAACCGCGACATCGACCGCTTCACCTACAACATGCTGTTCGACGAGAAGATGGGCGACACCGTCCACATGGCCCTGGGCCGCACCATCGAGGAGAACGTCCCCGACGACGGCGACGTGGAAGGCAACGACTCGGCGATGCACATGGACATGATCGTCGACATGAACGACGAGTCGTTCATCGAGGTCGACGGCGAAGTCGTCCAGCGCGACGGCACATTCAGGTTCGAAGACGGGTTCGAGGAGTAG
- the cysK gene encoding cysteine synthase A — protein MDIADDIAAEIGDTPLVRLDSFADNLAGKVESFNPAGSVKDRIGAAMLDRAERMGHLDEADLVVEATSGNTGIGLATACAARGYDLVLTMPESMSEERRALLSALGAEVVLTPADGGMDGAIEAAETIADERDGVVASQFENIANPEAHRSTTGPEIYEDTDGEVDAFVAGVGTGGTITGVSEYLKEERGADVESVAVEPADSPVLSGGDAGSHSIQGIGAGFVPEILRTELVDEVRTVEHERAVETTRKLAREEGILTGVSAGAALAAASEVARERPDDLVVVVLPDTGERYLSTDLYEPATVSHWEANEPAPADD, from the coding sequence ATGGATATCGCAGATGACATCGCGGCGGAGATCGGCGACACACCGCTCGTCAGACTGGACTCGTTCGCCGACAACCTCGCGGGCAAGGTCGAGTCGTTCAACCCCGCCGGCTCGGTGAAAGACCGCATCGGCGCGGCCATGCTCGACCGCGCCGAGCGCATGGGCCACCTCGACGAGGCCGACCTGGTCGTCGAGGCGACCTCCGGCAACACGGGCATCGGGCTGGCGACGGCCTGCGCCGCTCGCGGCTACGACCTCGTGCTGACGATGCCCGAGTCGATGAGCGAGGAACGCCGCGCGTTGCTGTCGGCGCTCGGTGCCGAGGTCGTGCTCACCCCCGCCGACGGCGGGATGGACGGCGCCATCGAGGCCGCCGAGACCATCGCCGACGAGCGGGACGGCGTCGTCGCCAGCCAGTTCGAGAACATCGCCAACCCCGAAGCTCACCGCTCGACGACCGGCCCCGAAATCTACGAGGACACCGACGGCGAGGTCGACGCCTTCGTCGCCGGCGTCGGGACGGGCGGAACGATCACCGGCGTCTCCGAGTACCTCAAGGAGGAGCGAGGGGCCGACGTGGAGAGCGTCGCCGTCGAACCCGCCGACTCGCCCGTGCTCTCGGGCGGCGACGCCGGGTCGCACTCGATCCAGGGGATCGGCGCCGGGTTCGTCCCCGAGATCCTGCGGACCGAACTGGTCGACGAGGTCCGCACCGTCGAACACGAGCGGGCGGTCGAGACGACCCGCAAGCTCGCCCGCGAGGAGGGGATCCTGACCGGCGTCTCCGCCGGCGCCGCGCTGGCCGCGGCGAGCGAGGTCGCCCGCGAGCGCCCGGACGACCTGGTGGTCGTCGTCCTCCCCGACACCGGCGAGCGCTACCTCTCGACGGACCTCTACGAACCGGCCACCGTCAGCCACTGGGAGGCGAACGAACCCGCCCCCGCCGACGACTGA
- a CDS encoding class I SAM-dependent methyltransferase, with amino-acid sequence MREFSADYLETTREGMWADSREALTDLDLATRERVLDVGCGTGELTRVLAAESGAEVVGADADPRLLAAASEVGPVVRADATRLPFRADAFDLVVCQALLINLPDPAEAVAEFARVSSDLVAAVEPDNGAVTVDSTVDAEPPLARRARERFLDGVETDVTLGAGARGVFEAAGLEVVSTRRYDHERVVAPPYSEAAVEAARRKVTGEGLADDRETILSGDTSEGEYDDLRSAWRAMGRDVVDQMGEEAYVRTETVPFFVTVGRVK; translated from the coding sequence GTGCGAGAGTTCAGCGCCGACTACCTGGAGACGACCCGCGAGGGCATGTGGGCCGACTCCCGCGAAGCCCTGACGGATCTCGACCTCGCGACCCGCGAGCGAGTCCTCGACGTGGGCTGCGGGACGGGCGAACTCACCCGCGTCCTCGCCGCGGAGAGCGGCGCAGAGGTCGTCGGCGCCGACGCCGACCCGCGGCTGCTCGCCGCCGCGAGCGAGGTGGGACCCGTCGTCCGCGCCGACGCGACGCGTCTCCCCTTCCGCGCCGACGCGTTCGACCTGGTCGTCTGCCAGGCGCTGCTGATCAACCTCCCCGACCCCGCCGAGGCGGTCGCGGAGTTCGCCCGCGTCTCCTCGGACCTGGTCGCGGCCGTCGAGCCTGACAACGGCGCGGTCACGGTGGACTCGACCGTCGACGCCGAACCGCCGCTGGCCCGCCGCGCCCGCGAGCGATTCCTCGACGGCGTCGAGACGGACGTGACCCTCGGCGCCGGCGCTCGGGGGGTGTTCGAGGCGGCCGGGCTGGAGGTGGTGTCGACCCGCCGGTACGACCACGAGCGCGTGGTGGCGCCGCCCTACTCCGAGGCCGCCGTCGAGGCCGCCCGCAGGAAAGTGACCGGCGAGGGGCTGGCCGACGACCGCGAGACGATCCTGTCCGGGGATACGTCGGAGGGCGAGTACGACGACCTGCGCTCGGCCTGGCGCGCGATGGGCCGCGATGTGGTCGACCAGATGGGCGAGGAGGCGTACGTCCGCACCGAGACGGTCCCCTTCTTCGTCACCGTCGGCCGGGTGAAGTAG